The DNA sequence TCACGGCGATGACTTCCGGATCGAGCACGACACCATGGGCGAGGTGCGGGTGCCCGCTCAGGCGCTCTGGCAGGCGCAGACCCAGCGGGCGGTGGAGAACTTTCCCATCTCGGGCACACCCATCGAGCCTGCCCTGATCGCCGCGCTGGCCCGGATCAAGGGGGCGGCGGCGCAGACCAATGCCAGACTCGGAGTCGTCTCGTCGGAGCGGGCGGCAGCCATCGTCCAGGCCGCGCGCGAAGTCGCGGCAGGTGATCACGATAGCGAGTTCCCCATCGACGTCTTCCAGACCGGCTCGGGTACGTCGAGCAATATGAACGCCAACGAGGTGATCGGCACCCTGGCGAGCCGGATCCTCGGCGACAAGGTGCACCCGAACGACCATGTGAACGCCTCACAGTCCAGCAACGATGTGTTCCCCAGCGCGATCCATATCGCCTCCACCGACGGCCTGGTCCATACGCTGATCCCGGCGCTGCGGCATCTCGAACGATCACTCGGCGCCAAGGCAGACGAGTTCGCCGAGGTGGTGAAGAGCGGCCGCACCCACCTGATGGACGCCACCCCGGTCACCCTCGGCCAGGAGTTCGGTGGCTACGCGGCGCAGATCCGGTACGGCATCGAACGGATCGAGTCCGCACTGCCCCGGGTGGCGGAGCTGCCACTCGGCGGCACCGCGGTGGGGACCGGCATCAACACCCCGGCGGGGTTCGCGGCGTCAGTGATCAGCACCATTGCCGACGAGACGGGTCTCCCGCTGACCGAGGCCAGAGACCACTTCGAGGCGCAGGGTGCCCGAGACGGTCTGGTGGAGGCGTCGGGTGCGCTGCGGACCATCGCGGTCAGCCTGACCAAGATCGCCAACGACCTCCGCTGGATGGGCTCCGGTCCACGAGCCGGGCTGGGTGAGATCGCCCTGCCCGATCTGCAGCCCGGCTCATCGATCATGCCTGGCAAGGTCAACCCGGTGCTCGCTGAAGCGACCACCATGGTCTGCGCCCAGGTGATCGGCAACGACGCCGCGGTGACGTTCGCCGGGGCCTCGGGCAACTTCGAGCTGAACGTCATGCTGCCGCTGATCGCCCGCAACGTGCTGGAGTCGATCCGGTTGCTGGCCAACGTCAGCAGGTTGCTCGCGGACCGTTGCGTCGACGGCATCGAGGCCAACACCGAGCGCTGCCGCACGTTAGCCGAGTCGTCGCCCTCCATCGTCACCCCGCTGAACAGATACATCGGGTACGAGAACGCCGCAGCCGTCGCCAAACGAGCGCTTAAGGAGGAGCGAACCATCCGCGAAGTCGTCAT is a window from the Microlunatus panaciterrae genome containing:
- a CDS encoding class II fumarate hydratase, translated to MTHGDDFRIEHDTMGEVRVPAQALWQAQTQRAVENFPISGTPIEPALIAALARIKGAAAQTNARLGVVSSERAAAIVQAAREVAAGDHDSEFPIDVFQTGSGTSSNMNANEVIGTLASRILGDKVHPNDHVNASQSSNDVFPSAIHIASTDGLVHTLIPALRHLERSLGAKADEFAEVVKSGRTHLMDATPVTLGQEFGGYAAQIRYGIERIESALPRVAELPLGGTAVGTGINTPAGFAASVISTIADETGLPLTEARDHFEAQGARDGLVEASGALRTIAVSLTKIANDLRWMGSGPRAGLGEIALPDLQPGSSIMPGKVNPVLAEATTMVCAQVIGNDAAVTFAGASGNFELNVMLPLIARNVLESIRLLANVSRLLADRCVDGIEANTERCRTLAESSPSIVTPLNRYIGYENAAAVAKRALKEERTIREVVIESGFVADGKLTEEQLDEALDVLAMTRRPQ